From Brienomyrus brachyistius isolate T26 chromosome 21, BBRACH_0.4, whole genome shotgun sequence, the proteins below share one genomic window:
- the nexn gene encoding nexilin isoform X2, whose amino-acid sequence MTDVAQKQEKLLSTCKPVQRSYVPKLGKGEVKDKFEAMQKAREERGKRKNQEERQRRREQYVREKEWNRRKQQMKELLASSDEEEEEAKPAKQEKSYVPKITGSVKGKFAEMEKQRQEEERKRAEVERQRRMTQDTLEKTKIQRELAKKAEEEGDSSLLVKVVPTKPSKAPGKIKVNFEELGKAREEEEKKKSEEEKHRRYEEHRRSFSKAMRHSQHTEDENEPKPTEKNQMSPGKLKMTFEELERERQEQQKQQAEEEARRRLEEERRAFEEARLQMGTGSEEPNPLSTKEEVRPGKLKLSFEELEKQRLEEALKRVEEEARKRMEEEKAAFAEARKSMVVDDDDDILAAMLSAEAAKPGKLAISFEDLERQRREEEHRKAEEEARRRLDEEKQLFAEARRNMSPVQDQENFMTSCGDGEVCEEEGMEKSGSQEALAPGKLEINFEELLKQKEAAEKKRKEEERRLKMEQEKHEFEQLRQEMGEEEINESSLVVSREYEELSKLKRIGTVHAKNLKSKFEKIKQLSEEEIQKKIEEERARRKAIDLEIKEREAERFQEDEEDVKKACKVQHAPFRQKVDMQARFEEMAKAREEQERKRIEQQKLQRMQFEQEEIDAALQKKREDEEEEEGSIINGSTTYEDEEDHARSGAPWFKKSLKNQSVVDGEPVRFTVKITGEPKPEVTWWLEGEVLQDCEDYQYIERGQTHCLYLPETFPEDEGEYMCKAVNSRGTAASTCILIVETEDY is encoded by the exons ATGACTGACGTGGCTCAGAAACAGGAG AAActcctgtctacctgcaagccTGTGCAGAGAAGCTATGTGCCCAAGCTTGGCAAAGGGGAGGTGAAAGATAAGTTCGAAGCCATGCAGAAGGCCAGAGAGGAGCGCGGTAAAAGGAAGAACCAGGAGGAGCGCCAGAGGAGAAGGGAGCAGTACGTTAGGGAGAAAGAATGGAACCGTAGGAAGCAGCAG ATGAAGGAGCTACTAGCGTCcagcgacgaggaggaggaggaggcaaaGCCAGCCAAGCAGGAGAAATCATACGTCCCCAAGATAACAG GGAGCGTCAAGGGAAAGTTTGCTGAGATGGAGAAACagcggcaagaggaggagaggaaGAGGGCAGAAGTGGAGAGACAGAGGCGCATGacacaggacacactggagaagACGAAGATCCAGAGGGAACTGGCCAAGAAAGCAGAGGAG GAGGGGGATAGCTCCCTGCTTGTCAAGgtggtgccgaccaagccctccAAGGCTCCAGGCAAGATCAAGGTGAATTTCGAGGAGCTGGGCAAGGCtcgggaagaggaggagaagaagaagtCAGAGGAGGAGAAGCACCGACGGTACGAGGAGCACAGGCGCTCCTTCAGCAAAGCCATGAGGCACTCCCAGCATACGGAG GACGAAAATGAACCCAAGCccacagagaagaaccagatgagCCCAGGCAAGCTGAAGATGACTTTTGAGGAGCTGGAGAGGGAACGGCAGGAGCAACAGAAACAGCAGGCAGAGGAGGAGGCCCGGCGGCGCCTGGAGGAGGAGAGACGGGCCTTCGAGGAGGCCCGGCTGCAGATG GGAACCGGGAGCGAGGAGCCAAACCCTCTGTCCACGAAGGAGGAGGTCAGACCTGGGAAACTGAAGCTGAGCTTCGAGGAGCTGGAGAAGCAGAGGCTGGAGGAAGCACTTAAGCGCGTGGAGGAGGAGGCCAGGAAACGCATGGAAGAGGAGAAGGCGGCTTTCGCCGAGGCCAGAAAGAGCATG GTCGTCGACGACGACGACGACATCCTCGCCGCCATGTTGAGCGCAGAGGCCGCCAAGCCTGGCAAGCTGGCCATCAGCTTCGAGGACCTAGAACGCCAGAGGCGGGAAGAGGAGCATAGAAAGGCTGAAGAGGAGGCGAGGCGTCGGCTGGACGAGGAGAAGCAGCTCTTTGCAGAGGCACGCAGGAACATG AGTCCAGTCCAGGATCAGGAAAATTTTATGACTTCATGTGGAGATGGAGAA GTGTGTGAAGAGGAAGGGATGGAGAAGAGCGGGTCACAGGAGGCTTTGGCCCCTGGAAAGCTGGAGATCAACTTTGAGGAGCTTCTCAAACAGAAGGAGGCAGCAGAGAAGAAGCGCAAGGAAGAGGAACGCAGGCTGAAGATGGAGCAGGAGAAACATGAGTTTGAGCAGCTCCGGCAGGAGATGGGGGAG GAGGAAATAAACGAAAGCTCTCTGGTGGTGAGCAGAGAGTACGAGGAGCTGAGCAAGCTGAAGAGGATCGGCACGGTACATGCCAAAAATCTGAAGTCAAAGTTTGAGAAAATCAAGCAGCTCAGTGAGGAAGAGATCCAGAAGAAGATCGAGGAGGAAAGAGCGCGAAGAAAGGCCATCGACCTCGAAATCAAGGAACGGGAAGCAGAAAGATTCCAGGAG GATGAGGAAGACGTCAAGAAGGCCTGCAAAGTGCAGCACGCCCCCTTCAGGCAGAAGGTGGACATGCAGGCACGGTTTGAGGAGATGGCGAAGGCCAGGGAGGAACAAGAGAGGAAGAGGATTGAGCAACAGAAGTTACAGAGGATGCAGTTTGAACAAGAAGAAATTGACGCAGCACTACAGAAA aaacgtgaagatgaggaagaggaagaaggaagcaTCATCAACGGATCCACCACCTACGAGGATGAGGAGGACCACGCCAGGTCCGGGGCTCCTTGGTTCAAGAAATCCCTGAAGAACCAATCGGTGGTAGACGGAGAGCCGGTGCGGTTCACGGTTAAGATAACCGGTGAGCCCAAACCAGAGGTGACGTGGTGGTTGGAGGGAGAGGTGCTGCAGGACTGTGAGGATTATCAGTACATCGAGCGGGGGCAAACGCACTGCCTATACCTGCCGGAGACCTTCCCTGAGGACGAGGGCGAGTATATGTGCAAGGCCGTCAACAGTCGGGGTACTGCAGCCAGCACCTGCATTCTGATTGTGGAAA CTGAAGACTATTGA
- the nexn gene encoding nexilin isoform X3 produces the protein MTDVAQKQEKLLSTCKPVQRSYVPKLGKGEVKDKFEAMQKAREERGKRKNQEERQRRREQYVREKEWNRRKQQMKELLASSDEEEEEAKPAKQEKSYVPKITGSVKGKFAEMEKQRQEEERKRAEVERQRRMTQDTLEKTKIQRELAKKAEEEGDSSLLVKVVPTKPSKAPGKIKVNFEELGKAREEEEKKKSEEEKHRRYEEHRRSFSKAMRHSQHTEDENEPKPTEKNQMSPGKLKMTFEELERERQEQQKQQAEEEARRRLEEERRAFEEARLQMGTGSEEPNPLSTKEEVRPGKLKLSFEELEKQRLEEALKRVEEEARKRMEEEKAAFAEARKSMVVDDDDDILAAMLSAEAAKPGKLAISFEDLERQRREEEHRKAEEEARRRLDEEKQLFAEARRNMVCEEEGMEKSGSQEALAPGKLEINFEELLKQKEAAEKKRKEEERRLKMEQEKHEFEQLRQEMGEEEINESSLVVSREYEELSKLKRIGTVHAKNLKSKFEKIKQLSEEEIQKKIEEERARRKAIDLEIKEREAERFQEDEEDVKKACKVQHAPFRQKVDMQARFEEMAKAREEQERKRIEQQKLQRMQFEQEEIDAALQKKREDEEEEEGSIINGSTTYEDEEDHARSGAPWFKKSLKNQSVVDGEPVRFTVKITGEPKPEVTWWLEGEVLQDCEDYQYIERGQTHCLYLPETFPEDEGEYMCKAVNSRGTAASTCILIVETEDY, from the exons ATGACTGACGTGGCTCAGAAACAGGAG AAActcctgtctacctgcaagccTGTGCAGAGAAGCTATGTGCCCAAGCTTGGCAAAGGGGAGGTGAAAGATAAGTTCGAAGCCATGCAGAAGGCCAGAGAGGAGCGCGGTAAAAGGAAGAACCAGGAGGAGCGCCAGAGGAGAAGGGAGCAGTACGTTAGGGAGAAAGAATGGAACCGTAGGAAGCAGCAG ATGAAGGAGCTACTAGCGTCcagcgacgaggaggaggaggaggcaaaGCCAGCCAAGCAGGAGAAATCATACGTCCCCAAGATAACAG GGAGCGTCAAGGGAAAGTTTGCTGAGATGGAGAAACagcggcaagaggaggagaggaaGAGGGCAGAAGTGGAGAGACAGAGGCGCATGacacaggacacactggagaagACGAAGATCCAGAGGGAACTGGCCAAGAAAGCAGAGGAG GAGGGGGATAGCTCCCTGCTTGTCAAGgtggtgccgaccaagccctccAAGGCTCCAGGCAAGATCAAGGTGAATTTCGAGGAGCTGGGCAAGGCtcgggaagaggaggagaagaagaagtCAGAGGAGGAGAAGCACCGACGGTACGAGGAGCACAGGCGCTCCTTCAGCAAAGCCATGAGGCACTCCCAGCATACGGAG GACGAAAATGAACCCAAGCccacagagaagaaccagatgagCCCAGGCAAGCTGAAGATGACTTTTGAGGAGCTGGAGAGGGAACGGCAGGAGCAACAGAAACAGCAGGCAGAGGAGGAGGCCCGGCGGCGCCTGGAGGAGGAGAGACGGGCCTTCGAGGAGGCCCGGCTGCAGATG GGAACCGGGAGCGAGGAGCCAAACCCTCTGTCCACGAAGGAGGAGGTCAGACCTGGGAAACTGAAGCTGAGCTTCGAGGAGCTGGAGAAGCAGAGGCTGGAGGAAGCACTTAAGCGCGTGGAGGAGGAGGCCAGGAAACGCATGGAAGAGGAGAAGGCGGCTTTCGCCGAGGCCAGAAAGAGCATG GTCGTCGACGACGACGACGACATCCTCGCCGCCATGTTGAGCGCAGAGGCCGCCAAGCCTGGCAAGCTGGCCATCAGCTTCGAGGACCTAGAACGCCAGAGGCGGGAAGAGGAGCATAGAAAGGCTGAAGAGGAGGCGAGGCGTCGGCTGGACGAGGAGAAGCAGCTCTTTGCAGAGGCACGCAGGAACATG GTGTGTGAAGAGGAAGGGATGGAGAAGAGCGGGTCACAGGAGGCTTTGGCCCCTGGAAAGCTGGAGATCAACTTTGAGGAGCTTCTCAAACAGAAGGAGGCAGCAGAGAAGAAGCGCAAGGAAGAGGAACGCAGGCTGAAGATGGAGCAGGAGAAACATGAGTTTGAGCAGCTCCGGCAGGAGATGGGGGAG GAGGAAATAAACGAAAGCTCTCTGGTGGTGAGCAGAGAGTACGAGGAGCTGAGCAAGCTGAAGAGGATCGGCACGGTACATGCCAAAAATCTGAAGTCAAAGTTTGAGAAAATCAAGCAGCTCAGTGAGGAAGAGATCCAGAAGAAGATCGAGGAGGAAAGAGCGCGAAGAAAGGCCATCGACCTCGAAATCAAGGAACGGGAAGCAGAAAGATTCCAGGAG GATGAGGAAGACGTCAAGAAGGCCTGCAAAGTGCAGCACGCCCCCTTCAGGCAGAAGGTGGACATGCAGGCACGGTTTGAGGAGATGGCGAAGGCCAGGGAGGAACAAGAGAGGAAGAGGATTGAGCAACAGAAGTTACAGAGGATGCAGTTTGAACAAGAAGAAATTGACGCAGCACTACAGAAA aaacgtgaagatgaggaagaggaagaaggaagcaTCATCAACGGATCCACCACCTACGAGGATGAGGAGGACCACGCCAGGTCCGGGGCTCCTTGGTTCAAGAAATCCCTGAAGAACCAATCGGTGGTAGACGGAGAGCCGGTGCGGTTCACGGTTAAGATAACCGGTGAGCCCAAACCAGAGGTGACGTGGTGGTTGGAGGGAGAGGTGCTGCAGGACTGTGAGGATTATCAGTACATCGAGCGGGGGCAAACGCACTGCCTATACCTGCCGGAGACCTTCCCTGAGGACGAGGGCGAGTATATGTGCAAGGCCGTCAACAGTCGGGGTACTGCAGCCAGCACCTGCATTCTGATTGTGGAAA CTGAAGACTATTGA
- the nexn gene encoding nexilin isoform X1, with product MTDVAQKQEKLLSTCKPVQRSYVPKLGKGEVKDKFEAMQKAREERGKRKNQEERQRRREQYVREKEWNRRKQQMKELLASSDEEEEEAKPAKQEKSYVPKITGSVKGKFAEMEKQRQEEERKRAEVERQRRMTQDTLEKTKIQRELAKKAEEEGDSSLLVKVVPTKPSKAPGKIKVNFEELGKAREEEEKKKSEEEKHRRYEEHRRSFSKAMRHSQHTEDENEPKPTEKNQMSPGKLKMTFEELERERQEQQKQQAEEEARRRLEEERRAFEEARLQMGTGSEEPNPLSTKEEVRPGKLKLSFEELEKQRLEEALKRVEEEARKRMEEEKAAFAEARKSMVVDDDDDILAAMLSAEAAKPGKLAISFEDLERQRREEEHRKAEEEARRRLDEEKQLFAEARRNMSPVQDQENFMTSCGDGECPFQVCEEEGMEKSGSQEALAPGKLEINFEELLKQKEAAEKKRKEEERRLKMEQEKHEFEQLRQEMGEEEINESSLVVSREYEELSKLKRIGTVHAKNLKSKFEKIKQLSEEEIQKKIEEERARRKAIDLEIKEREAERFQEDEEDVKKACKVQHAPFRQKVDMQARFEEMAKAREEQERKRIEQQKLQRMQFEQEEIDAALQKKREDEEEEEGSIINGSTTYEDEEDHARSGAPWFKKSLKNQSVVDGEPVRFTVKITGEPKPEVTWWLEGEVLQDCEDYQYIERGQTHCLYLPETFPEDEGEYMCKAVNSRGTAASTCILIVETEDY from the exons ATGACTGACGTGGCTCAGAAACAGGAG AAActcctgtctacctgcaagccTGTGCAGAGAAGCTATGTGCCCAAGCTTGGCAAAGGGGAGGTGAAAGATAAGTTCGAAGCCATGCAGAAGGCCAGAGAGGAGCGCGGTAAAAGGAAGAACCAGGAGGAGCGCCAGAGGAGAAGGGAGCAGTACGTTAGGGAGAAAGAATGGAACCGTAGGAAGCAGCAG ATGAAGGAGCTACTAGCGTCcagcgacgaggaggaggaggaggcaaaGCCAGCCAAGCAGGAGAAATCATACGTCCCCAAGATAACAG GGAGCGTCAAGGGAAAGTTTGCTGAGATGGAGAAACagcggcaagaggaggagaggaaGAGGGCAGAAGTGGAGAGACAGAGGCGCATGacacaggacacactggagaagACGAAGATCCAGAGGGAACTGGCCAAGAAAGCAGAGGAG GAGGGGGATAGCTCCCTGCTTGTCAAGgtggtgccgaccaagccctccAAGGCTCCAGGCAAGATCAAGGTGAATTTCGAGGAGCTGGGCAAGGCtcgggaagaggaggagaagaagaagtCAGAGGAGGAGAAGCACCGACGGTACGAGGAGCACAGGCGCTCCTTCAGCAAAGCCATGAGGCACTCCCAGCATACGGAG GACGAAAATGAACCCAAGCccacagagaagaaccagatgagCCCAGGCAAGCTGAAGATGACTTTTGAGGAGCTGGAGAGGGAACGGCAGGAGCAACAGAAACAGCAGGCAGAGGAGGAGGCCCGGCGGCGCCTGGAGGAGGAGAGACGGGCCTTCGAGGAGGCCCGGCTGCAGATG GGAACCGGGAGCGAGGAGCCAAACCCTCTGTCCACGAAGGAGGAGGTCAGACCTGGGAAACTGAAGCTGAGCTTCGAGGAGCTGGAGAAGCAGAGGCTGGAGGAAGCACTTAAGCGCGTGGAGGAGGAGGCCAGGAAACGCATGGAAGAGGAGAAGGCGGCTTTCGCCGAGGCCAGAAAGAGCATG GTCGTCGACGACGACGACGACATCCTCGCCGCCATGTTGAGCGCAGAGGCCGCCAAGCCTGGCAAGCTGGCCATCAGCTTCGAGGACCTAGAACGCCAGAGGCGGGAAGAGGAGCATAGAAAGGCTGAAGAGGAGGCGAGGCGTCGGCTGGACGAGGAGAAGCAGCTCTTTGCAGAGGCACGCAGGAACATG AGTCCAGTCCAGGATCAGGAAAATTTTATGACTTCATGTGGAGATGGAGAA TGTCCTTTCCAGGTGTGTGAAGAGGAAGGGATGGAGAAGAGCGGGTCACAGGAGGCTTTGGCCCCTGGAAAGCTGGAGATCAACTTTGAGGAGCTTCTCAAACAGAAGGAGGCAGCAGAGAAGAAGCGCAAGGAAGAGGAACGCAGGCTGAAGATGGAGCAGGAGAAACATGAGTTTGAGCAGCTCCGGCAGGAGATGGGGGAG GAGGAAATAAACGAAAGCTCTCTGGTGGTGAGCAGAGAGTACGAGGAGCTGAGCAAGCTGAAGAGGATCGGCACGGTACATGCCAAAAATCTGAAGTCAAAGTTTGAGAAAATCAAGCAGCTCAGTGAGGAAGAGATCCAGAAGAAGATCGAGGAGGAAAGAGCGCGAAGAAAGGCCATCGACCTCGAAATCAAGGAACGGGAAGCAGAAAGATTCCAGGAG GATGAGGAAGACGTCAAGAAGGCCTGCAAAGTGCAGCACGCCCCCTTCAGGCAGAAGGTGGACATGCAGGCACGGTTTGAGGAGATGGCGAAGGCCAGGGAGGAACAAGAGAGGAAGAGGATTGAGCAACAGAAGTTACAGAGGATGCAGTTTGAACAAGAAGAAATTGACGCAGCACTACAGAAA aaacgtgaagatgaggaagaggaagaaggaagcaTCATCAACGGATCCACCACCTACGAGGATGAGGAGGACCACGCCAGGTCCGGGGCTCCTTGGTTCAAGAAATCCCTGAAGAACCAATCGGTGGTAGACGGAGAGCCGGTGCGGTTCACGGTTAAGATAACCGGTGAGCCCAAACCAGAGGTGACGTGGTGGTTGGAGGGAGAGGTGCTGCAGGACTGTGAGGATTATCAGTACATCGAGCGGGGGCAAACGCACTGCCTATACCTGCCGGAGACCTTCCCTGAGGACGAGGGCGAGTATATGTGCAAGGCCGTCAACAGTCGGGGTACTGCAGCCAGCACCTGCATTCTGATTGTGGAAA CTGAAGACTATTGA
- the nexn gene encoding nexilin isoform X5, whose translation MTDVAQKQEMKELLASSDEEEEEAKPAKQEKSYVPKITGSVKGKFAEMEKQRQEEERKRAEVERQRRMTQDTLEKTKIQRELAKKAEEEGDSSLLVKVVPTKPSKAPGKIKVNFEELGKAREEEEKKKSEEEKHRRYEEHRRSFSKAMRHSQHTEDENEPKPTEKNQMSPGKLKMTFEELERERQEQQKQQAEEEARRRLEEERRAFEEARLQMGTGSEEPNPLSTKEEVRPGKLKLSFEELEKQRLEEALKRVEEEARKRMEEEKAAFAEARKSMVVDDDDDILAAMLSAEAAKPGKLAISFEDLERQRREEEHRKAEEEARRRLDEEKQLFAEARRNMVCEEEGMEKSGSQEALAPGKLEINFEELLKQKEAAEKKRKEEERRLKMEQEKHEFEQLRQEMGEEEINESSLVVSREYEELSKLKRIGTVHAKNLKSKFEKIKQLSEEEIQKKIEEERARRKAIDLEIKEREAERFQEDEEDVKKACKVQHAPFRQKVDMQARFEEMAKAREEQERKRIEQQKLQRMQFEQEEIDAALQKKREDEEEEEGSIINGSTTYEDEEDHARSGAPWFKKSLKNQSVVDGEPVRFTVKITGEPKPEVTWWLEGEVLQDCEDYQYIERGQTHCLYLPETFPEDEGEYMCKAVNSRGTAASTCILIVETEDY comes from the exons ATGACTGACGTGGCTCAGAAACAGGAG ATGAAGGAGCTACTAGCGTCcagcgacgaggaggaggaggaggcaaaGCCAGCCAAGCAGGAGAAATCATACGTCCCCAAGATAACAG GGAGCGTCAAGGGAAAGTTTGCTGAGATGGAGAAACagcggcaagaggaggagaggaaGAGGGCAGAAGTGGAGAGACAGAGGCGCATGacacaggacacactggagaagACGAAGATCCAGAGGGAACTGGCCAAGAAAGCAGAGGAG GAGGGGGATAGCTCCCTGCTTGTCAAGgtggtgccgaccaagccctccAAGGCTCCAGGCAAGATCAAGGTGAATTTCGAGGAGCTGGGCAAGGCtcgggaagaggaggagaagaagaagtCAGAGGAGGAGAAGCACCGACGGTACGAGGAGCACAGGCGCTCCTTCAGCAAAGCCATGAGGCACTCCCAGCATACGGAG GACGAAAATGAACCCAAGCccacagagaagaaccagatgagCCCAGGCAAGCTGAAGATGACTTTTGAGGAGCTGGAGAGGGAACGGCAGGAGCAACAGAAACAGCAGGCAGAGGAGGAGGCCCGGCGGCGCCTGGAGGAGGAGAGACGGGCCTTCGAGGAGGCCCGGCTGCAGATG GGAACCGGGAGCGAGGAGCCAAACCCTCTGTCCACGAAGGAGGAGGTCAGACCTGGGAAACTGAAGCTGAGCTTCGAGGAGCTGGAGAAGCAGAGGCTGGAGGAAGCACTTAAGCGCGTGGAGGAGGAGGCCAGGAAACGCATGGAAGAGGAGAAGGCGGCTTTCGCCGAGGCCAGAAAGAGCATG GTCGTCGACGACGACGACGACATCCTCGCCGCCATGTTGAGCGCAGAGGCCGCCAAGCCTGGCAAGCTGGCCATCAGCTTCGAGGACCTAGAACGCCAGAGGCGGGAAGAGGAGCATAGAAAGGCTGAAGAGGAGGCGAGGCGTCGGCTGGACGAGGAGAAGCAGCTCTTTGCAGAGGCACGCAGGAACATG GTGTGTGAAGAGGAAGGGATGGAGAAGAGCGGGTCACAGGAGGCTTTGGCCCCTGGAAAGCTGGAGATCAACTTTGAGGAGCTTCTCAAACAGAAGGAGGCAGCAGAGAAGAAGCGCAAGGAAGAGGAACGCAGGCTGAAGATGGAGCAGGAGAAACATGAGTTTGAGCAGCTCCGGCAGGAGATGGGGGAG GAGGAAATAAACGAAAGCTCTCTGGTGGTGAGCAGAGAGTACGAGGAGCTGAGCAAGCTGAAGAGGATCGGCACGGTACATGCCAAAAATCTGAAGTCAAAGTTTGAGAAAATCAAGCAGCTCAGTGAGGAAGAGATCCAGAAGAAGATCGAGGAGGAAAGAGCGCGAAGAAAGGCCATCGACCTCGAAATCAAGGAACGGGAAGCAGAAAGATTCCAGGAG GATGAGGAAGACGTCAAGAAGGCCTGCAAAGTGCAGCACGCCCCCTTCAGGCAGAAGGTGGACATGCAGGCACGGTTTGAGGAGATGGCGAAGGCCAGGGAGGAACAAGAGAGGAAGAGGATTGAGCAACAGAAGTTACAGAGGATGCAGTTTGAACAAGAAGAAATTGACGCAGCACTACAGAAA aaacgtgaagatgaggaagaggaagaaggaagcaTCATCAACGGATCCACCACCTACGAGGATGAGGAGGACCACGCCAGGTCCGGGGCTCCTTGGTTCAAGAAATCCCTGAAGAACCAATCGGTGGTAGACGGAGAGCCGGTGCGGTTCACGGTTAAGATAACCGGTGAGCCCAAACCAGAGGTGACGTGGTGGTTGGAGGGAGAGGTGCTGCAGGACTGTGAGGATTATCAGTACATCGAGCGGGGGCAAACGCACTGCCTATACCTGCCGGAGACCTTCCCTGAGGACGAGGGCGAGTATATGTGCAAGGCCGTCAACAGTCGGGGTACTGCAGCCAGCACCTGCATTCTGATTGTGGAAA CTGAAGACTATTGA
- the nexn gene encoding nexilin isoform X4 has product MTDVAQKQEMKELLASSDEEEEEAKPAKQEKSYVPKITGSVKGKFAEMEKQRQEEERKRAEVERQRRMTQDTLEKTKIQRELAKKAEEEGDSSLLVKVVPTKPSKAPGKIKVNFEELGKAREEEEKKKSEEEKHRRYEEHRRSFSKAMRHSQHTEDENEPKPTEKNQMSPGKLKMTFEELERERQEQQKQQAEEEARRRLEEERRAFEEARLQMGTGSEEPNPLSTKEEVRPGKLKLSFEELEKQRLEEALKRVEEEARKRMEEEKAAFAEARKSMVVDDDDDILAAMLSAEAAKPGKLAISFEDLERQRREEEHRKAEEEARRRLDEEKQLFAEARRNMSPVQDQENFMTSCGDGECPFQVCEEEGMEKSGSQEALAPGKLEINFEELLKQKEAAEKKRKEEERRLKMEQEKHEFEQLRQEMGEEEINESSLVVSREYEELSKLKRIGTVHAKNLKSKFEKIKQLSEEEIQKKIEEERARRKAIDLEIKEREAERFQEDEEDVKKACKVQHAPFRQKVDMQARFEEMAKAREEQERKRIEQQKLQRMQFEQEEIDAALQKKREDEEEEEGSIINGSTTYEDEEDHARSGAPWFKKSLKNQSVVDGEPVRFTVKITGEPKPEVTWWLEGEVLQDCEDYQYIERGQTHCLYLPETFPEDEGEYMCKAVNSRGTAASTCILIVETEDY; this is encoded by the exons ATGACTGACGTGGCTCAGAAACAGGAG ATGAAGGAGCTACTAGCGTCcagcgacgaggaggaggaggaggcaaaGCCAGCCAAGCAGGAGAAATCATACGTCCCCAAGATAACAG GGAGCGTCAAGGGAAAGTTTGCTGAGATGGAGAAACagcggcaagaggaggagaggaaGAGGGCAGAAGTGGAGAGACAGAGGCGCATGacacaggacacactggagaagACGAAGATCCAGAGGGAACTGGCCAAGAAAGCAGAGGAG GAGGGGGATAGCTCCCTGCTTGTCAAGgtggtgccgaccaagccctccAAGGCTCCAGGCAAGATCAAGGTGAATTTCGAGGAGCTGGGCAAGGCtcgggaagaggaggagaagaagaagtCAGAGGAGGAGAAGCACCGACGGTACGAGGAGCACAGGCGCTCCTTCAGCAAAGCCATGAGGCACTCCCAGCATACGGAG GACGAAAATGAACCCAAGCccacagagaagaaccagatgagCCCAGGCAAGCTGAAGATGACTTTTGAGGAGCTGGAGAGGGAACGGCAGGAGCAACAGAAACAGCAGGCAGAGGAGGAGGCCCGGCGGCGCCTGGAGGAGGAGAGACGGGCCTTCGAGGAGGCCCGGCTGCAGATG GGAACCGGGAGCGAGGAGCCAAACCCTCTGTCCACGAAGGAGGAGGTCAGACCTGGGAAACTGAAGCTGAGCTTCGAGGAGCTGGAGAAGCAGAGGCTGGAGGAAGCACTTAAGCGCGTGGAGGAGGAGGCCAGGAAACGCATGGAAGAGGAGAAGGCGGCTTTCGCCGAGGCCAGAAAGAGCATG GTCGTCGACGACGACGACGACATCCTCGCCGCCATGTTGAGCGCAGAGGCCGCCAAGCCTGGCAAGCTGGCCATCAGCTTCGAGGACCTAGAACGCCAGAGGCGGGAAGAGGAGCATAGAAAGGCTGAAGAGGAGGCGAGGCGTCGGCTGGACGAGGAGAAGCAGCTCTTTGCAGAGGCACGCAGGAACATG AGTCCAGTCCAGGATCAGGAAAATTTTATGACTTCATGTGGAGATGGAGAA TGTCCTTTCCAGGTGTGTGAAGAGGAAGGGATGGAGAAGAGCGGGTCACAGGAGGCTTTGGCCCCTGGAAAGCTGGAGATCAACTTTGAGGAGCTTCTCAAACAGAAGGAGGCAGCAGAGAAGAAGCGCAAGGAAGAGGAACGCAGGCTGAAGATGGAGCAGGAGAAACATGAGTTTGAGCAGCTCCGGCAGGAGATGGGGGAG GAGGAAATAAACGAAAGCTCTCTGGTGGTGAGCAGAGAGTACGAGGAGCTGAGCAAGCTGAAGAGGATCGGCACGGTACATGCCAAAAATCTGAAGTCAAAGTTTGAGAAAATCAAGCAGCTCAGTGAGGAAGAGATCCAGAAGAAGATCGAGGAGGAAAGAGCGCGAAGAAAGGCCATCGACCTCGAAATCAAGGAACGGGAAGCAGAAAGATTCCAGGAG GATGAGGAAGACGTCAAGAAGGCCTGCAAAGTGCAGCACGCCCCCTTCAGGCAGAAGGTGGACATGCAGGCACGGTTTGAGGAGATGGCGAAGGCCAGGGAGGAACAAGAGAGGAAGAGGATTGAGCAACAGAAGTTACAGAGGATGCAGTTTGAACAAGAAGAAATTGACGCAGCACTACAGAAA aaacgtgaagatgaggaagaggaagaaggaagcaTCATCAACGGATCCACCACCTACGAGGATGAGGAGGACCACGCCAGGTCCGGGGCTCCTTGGTTCAAGAAATCCCTGAAGAACCAATCGGTGGTAGACGGAGAGCCGGTGCGGTTCACGGTTAAGATAACCGGTGAGCCCAAACCAGAGGTGACGTGGTGGTTGGAGGGAGAGGTGCTGCAGGACTGTGAGGATTATCAGTACATCGAGCGGGGGCAAACGCACTGCCTATACCTGCCGGAGACCTTCCCTGAGGACGAGGGCGAGTATATGTGCAAGGCCGTCAACAGTCGGGGTACTGCAGCCAGCACCTGCATTCTGATTGTGGAAA CTGAAGACTATTGA